The following coding sequences are from one Virgibacillus necropolis window:
- a CDS encoding lasso peptide biosynthesis B2 protein — MKKIRTFFSLNWKTKMLLLEAFICLGWARLLKGLPFAKIAPSLGKNMDETAYTEDSKYLGIIKDVSAAIRIMSPHTFWESQCLVKAIAGQKLLARRHIDSTLYLGTAKDKNGELIAHAWLRSGSFYVSGSEGMEKFTVVAKFAKVV; from the coding sequence ATGAAAAAGATAAGGACTTTTTTTTCATTGAATTGGAAAACAAAAATGTTATTGCTAGAGGCCTTTATTTGTTTGGGATGGGCACGCCTTCTCAAGGGCTTGCCTTTCGCCAAAATTGCTCCATCTTTGGGTAAAAATATGGATGAAACTGCATACACAGAAGATTCTAAGTACTTGGGAATAATAAAAGATGTATCTGCAGCAATAAGAATTATGAGTCCACACACTTTCTGGGAAAGCCAATGTCTAGTAAAAGCGATTGCTGGTCAGAAATTGCTGGCACGTCGTCATATTGATTCGACACTATATTTAGGCACCGCCAAAGATAAAAATGGCGAGTTAATTGCCCACGCTTGGCTAAGGAGTGGGTCATTTTATGTTTCTGGCTCAGAAGGAATGGAGAAATTCACTGTTGTTGCCAAATTTGCAAAGGTAGTATAA
- a CDS encoding paeninodin family lasso peptide — protein MKGKWSKPVLEVLDVRKTMTGDWEDWFDWFEDWLDDNYGHGGVGDS, from the coding sequence ATGAAAGGAAAATGGAGTAAGCCTGTTTTAGAAGTATTAGATGTTAGAAAAACAATGACCGGGGACTGGGAAGACTGGTTTGATTGGTTTGAGGATTGGTTGGATGATAATTACGGCCATGGTGGAGTTGGAGATAGCTAA
- a CDS encoding lasso peptide biosynthesis PqqD family chaperone — MIKNQSIVSQEQGNIVSDMDGEKVMLSIHNGKYYNLGEMGGEIWEQIKDPTTTEDLIAFLMKHYEVKQDECWDQVLSFLNLLLDERLIKIEDGAAS, encoded by the coding sequence ATGATTAAAAACCAAAGTATTGTTAGCCAAGAACAAGGAAACATCGTAAGTGATATGGATGGCGAAAAAGTAATGTTAAGTATTCATAATGGAAAATATTACAACCTTGGGGAAATGGGGGGAGAGATTTGGGAACAAATTAAAGACCCTACTACAACAGAAGATTTAATAGCTTTTTTAATGAAGCATTATGAGGTCAAACAAGATGAATGCTGGGATCAAGTCTTGTCTTTCTTAAATCTATTATTGGACGAAAGGCTGATTAAGATAGAAGATGGGGCAGCCTCTTGA
- a CDS encoding aldolase, with protein sequence MIDTIQKNVYKAFGLSISSDFPLPELPQLNTDEELTDIGIHYADLLNMWSKLSEKNKYLVVKKDFVLFHVPDTAIFLIQKGNKVFVSPINGSKEAQIRLYILGTCMGALLMQRQILPLHGSALLIDGKAYAVVGDSGAGKSTLASAFLSRGYQLLSDDVIPVTVNENNIPIVTPAYPQQKLWIESLDKFGIDSKPLRPIIDRETKFAVPVPEQFATEPVPLAGVFELNKTNDYEIEIYPIKNLERLHTLFNHTYRNFLINRSGLMEWHFSTTAEIVNKIDLYKIKRPVSHFTAHELVNLILTKIGKGEKVR encoded by the coding sequence ATGATAGATACTATCCAAAAAAACGTTTACAAAGCTTTCGGTTTGAGTATTTCTAGTGACTTTCCTCTGCCAGAGTTGCCTCAGTTAAATACGGATGAGGAATTGACGGATATTGGTATACATTACGCTGATTTACTAAATATGTGGTCTAAACTATCGGAAAAAAACAAATATCTTGTTGTCAAAAAGGACTTCGTTTTGTTTCATGTTCCAGACACAGCTATTTTCCTCATTCAAAAAGGGAATAAGGTTTTTGTTTCACCTATAAATGGTTCAAAGGAGGCTCAAATTAGACTCTACATTCTTGGTACTTGCATGGGTGCATTATTAATGCAAAGACAAATACTACCACTACACGGAAGTGCTTTACTAATAGATGGAAAAGCATATGCGGTAGTAGGTGATTCTGGTGCAGGCAAATCAACGCTTGCTTCCGCATTTTTAAGCAGGGGGTATCAACTACTAAGTGATGATGTAATTCCAGTTACGGTAAATGAAAACAATATCCCAATTGTGACACCTGCATATCCACAGCAGAAACTTTGGATAGAAAGCTTAGATAAATTTGGTATTGATTCAAAACCCCTTAGGCCAATCATCGACAGGGAAACAAAGTTCGCCGTTCCGGTTCCAGAGCAATTTGCAACTGAACCAGTACCTCTGGCTGGGGTGTTTGAACTAAATAAAACGAATGATTATGAGATTGAAATTTATCCTATTAAAAATCTTGAACGACTACATACCTTGTTCAATCATACATACCGTAACTTTCTAATTAACCGTTCGGGATTAATGGAATGGCATTTTAGCACGACTGCAGAAATTGTTAATAAAATTGACCTATACAAAATTAAACGGCCTGTTTCTCATTTCACTGCTCATGAATTAGTGAATTTAATTTTAACTAAAATAGGTAAAGGAGAGAAAGTCAGATGA
- a CDS encoding paeninodin family lasso peptide, with amino-acid sequence MKKTWSKPLLEVLDINMTMAGPGLHYPDEVQPDPDAMEDDVVHYS; translated from the coding sequence ATGAAAAAGACATGGAGTAAGCCATTATTAGAAGTACTTGATATTAATATGACTATGGCGGGACCAGGATTACATTACCCAGATGAGGTTCAACCTGATCCAGACGCAATGGAAGACGATGTTGTTCATTACAGTTAA
- a CDS encoding asparagine synthase-related protein: protein MSAIAGIYNSNNEPISNEQSNGMMQTLQRFPADDIQIWQQRNIFLGCQAQWITPESVEEPLPYYDYERQLSITADAIIDNREELFESLQVKKYKRKIMPDSQLILLAYCRWGDEVAKHLVGDFAFMIWDEQNQKLFGARDFSGARTLYFYNNHHCFAFCTVIQPLLSLPYVEKSLNEEWLADFLAIPDMFDTVNPLATVYKGIDQIPPSHTISVIKGNVTLSRYSTLTTKYKLNLKSNTEYEEAFKELFGNVVNDYLRTDHKVGSRLSGGLDSGSVVGFAAKALEKDKKQLHTFSYVPMDGFEDWTPKSKLADERPFIKSTVNHVGNINPNYLSFPDKSPLTEMDKWLDVLEMPYKFFENSYWISGIYEVASQQGVKVLLNGSRGNYTISWGNALDYYTKLFRSLRWINLNREINAFIHVKGTGRKRVLSVIGKKTFPSIKNKFSSRSEPSIPMLINLAFAERKNVFERIQSFGIDETGSTLPSTFEARENQFEKLFYRSNGTVDTKFSLRNSIWNRDPTNDLRVVQFCLSVPDSQYIQKGVDRSLIRRVTKNILPDKVRLNHLVKGAQGVDGIQRLLPQWSELINEFQSITTDPAMAEYLNLNIIKSAMSKVKENPKPELILDSEFKLLMRSLIVYRFIKKTF, encoded by the coding sequence ATGAGCGCTATAGCTGGGATTTACAATAGTAATAATGAACCTATATCTAACGAGCAAAGCAATGGCATGATGCAGACTCTTCAGAGGTTCCCTGCTGATGATATACAAATTTGGCAACAAAGGAATATCTTTCTTGGTTGCCAAGCGCAATGGATTACTCCAGAGTCAGTAGAAGAACCACTTCCTTATTATGACTATGAGAGGCAGTTATCGATTACTGCCGATGCTATTATTGACAATCGTGAAGAGTTATTTGAAAGTTTGCAGGTTAAGAAATATAAAAGAAAAATTATGCCAGATAGTCAATTAATCTTATTAGCATACTGCAGATGGGGAGATGAGGTAGCAAAACATTTGGTAGGAGACTTTGCTTTTATGATTTGGGATGAGCAAAATCAAAAGTTATTTGGTGCTAGGGATTTTTCAGGCGCTAGAACACTTTACTTTTACAATAACCATCATTGTTTTGCCTTTTGTACGGTGATACAACCATTATTATCTTTACCGTATGTGGAAAAAAGTTTAAACGAAGAGTGGCTTGCAGACTTTCTCGCTATTCCGGATATGTTTGATACTGTGAATCCACTTGCAACTGTGTATAAGGGGATTGACCAAATTCCACCGTCACATACAATATCAGTAATTAAAGGTAATGTTACTCTTTCAAGATACAGTACATTAACTACGAAGTATAAATTAAATTTAAAGTCAAATACCGAGTACGAGGAAGCCTTTAAAGAACTATTTGGAAATGTGGTCAATGATTACTTGCGAACTGATCATAAGGTAGGATCACGCTTAAGTGGAGGATTAGATTCTGGTTCCGTTGTTGGTTTTGCTGCTAAAGCACTAGAAAAAGATAAAAAACAATTGCACACGTTCAGTTATGTTCCGATGGATGGTTTCGAAGACTGGACACCAAAAAGTAAATTAGCAGATGAGAGACCTTTTATTAAATCAACTGTTAATCATGTCGGAAATATTAATCCAAACTATCTAAGTTTTCCAGATAAAAGCCCTTTAACTGAAATGGATAAGTGGTTAGATGTACTTGAAATGCCATATAAATTTTTCGAAAACTCCTATTGGATATCTGGAATATATGAGGTAGCAAGCCAGCAGGGGGTGAAGGTGCTTTTAAATGGATCGCGGGGTAATTATACTATTTCGTGGGGAAATGCTTTAGATTATTATACGAAGCTATTCAGGAGTCTTCGTTGGATAAATCTAAACAGAGAAATAAATGCATTTATTCATGTTAAAGGGACAGGAAGAAAAAGAGTGTTGTCTGTTATAGGAAAAAAAACATTTCCATCGATAAAAAATAAATTCAGCTCTAGATCAGAACCTTCCATACCGATGTTAATTAATCTAGCATTCGCTGAAAGAAAAAACGTATTTGAAAGGATACAAAGTTTTGGTATAGATGAAACAGGTTCTACCTTACCAAGCACCTTTGAGGCTAGAGAAAATCAGTTTGAAAAACTATTTTATCGGAGTAATGGAACAGTTGATACAAAGTTTTCCTTAAGAAACTCAATCTGGAATCGCGATCCAACGAATGACCTCCGGGTTGTCCAGTTTTGTTTATCTGTACCGGATTCGCAGTATATTCAAAAAGGCGTGGATCGATCATTAATTCGTAGGGTAACTAAAAATATCTTACCTGATAAAGTGAGGTTAAATCACTTGGTAAAAGGAGCACAGGGAGTGGATGGTATCCAAAGACTACTTCCACAGTGGTCCGAATTGATAAATGAATTCCAAAGTATTACCACGGACCCGGCAATGGCTGAATATCTTAATCTAAATATAATTAAATCTGCAATGTCAAAAGTAAAGGAAAATCCAAAGCCGGAACTTATACTTGATTCAGAATTCAAGTTACTAATGCGAAGTTTAATTGTGTATCGATTTATTAAAAAAACTTTTTAA
- a CDS encoding glycosyltransferase family 2 protein, giving the protein MSKVSVIIPIYNPGKNLEKCIKSVLKQTFTDFELILVNDGSTDNSLKICEKYRKTDNRILIIDKKNEGTVVTRRKGLDASSSDYIMFVDSDDWIDKKTIEILYKGAIKDSLEIIVCNTLRTFGNGLIKQKNNSIYFKEDRVFNKEEIKDELAIAYFHGHPFPASLCAKLYKRELLMSSGKYIDKIKFFGEDLFYNLEMLMKADRLKVVDESLYYYRLGGFTSRYMPDLFKDVIEGFKIQKKVIDEHYQNTKQSNYNGPSIMLLNMFKRCLYDLFLGNLTELEIKQQIFEYVSNDYILEAIDNRGSIKFFSDSFLNAIRNKDVNYLFNIGENIYKKKKYKHALMKIASKLAVV; this is encoded by the coding sequence ATGAGTAAAGTAAGTGTAATAATTCCTATATATAATCCAGGAAAAAACCTTGAAAAATGTATTAAGTCTGTTCTTAAACAGACTTTTACAGATTTTGAGTTAATATTAGTAAATGATGGTTCAACAGATAACAGTTTAAAAATATGTGAGAAATACCGAAAAACGGATAATAGAATTTTGATAATTGATAAGAAGAATGAAGGTACTGTAGTTACTAGAAGGAAAGGACTTGATGCATCAAGTTCAGACTATATCATGTTTGTTGATTCTGATGACTGGATAGATAAAAAGACGATAGAAATTCTTTACAAAGGTGCTATTAAAGATTCGCTTGAGATTATTGTATGTAACACCCTTAGAACGTTTGGAAATGGGTTAATTAAACAAAAAAATAATAGTATTTATTTTAAGGAAGATAGGGTTTTCAATAAAGAGGAAATAAAAGATGAATTAGCTATAGCCTACTTCCATGGTCACCCGTTTCCAGCTTCACTATGTGCAAAGTTATACAAAAGAGAGTTATTAATGAGCAGTGGTAAATATATTGATAAAATTAAATTTTTTGGGGAAGATCTGTTTTATAATTTGGAAATGTTAATGAAAGCAGACAGACTTAAAGTTGTAGATGAAAGTTTATATTACTATCGATTAGGTGGCTTTACATCTCGATATATGCCCGATTTATTTAAAGATGTAATAGAAGGTTTTAAAATACAAAAGAAAGTTATAGATGAACATTATCAAAATACAAAACAAAGTAATTACAATGGACCAAGTATTATGTTGCTTAACATGTTTAAAAGATGCTTATACGATTTATTTCTTGGTAACCTAACTGAATTGGAAATAAAACAACAAATATTTGAATACGTATCAAATGATTATATCCTAGAGGCAATAGATAATCGAGGATCAATAAAGTTTTTTTCAGATTCGTTTTTAAATGCTATTAGAAATAAAGATGTAAACTATCTTTTTAATATAGGAGAGAATATTTATAAGAAGAAAAAATACAAACATGCACTAATGAAAATTGCATCAAAATTGGCTGTTGTATAA
- a CDS encoding ABC transporter ATP-binding protein — MNKLKGTVKKILSLFNKREKKKLLILFFMMIIAALFETVGIGLIIPFVGIVTNPSIIQEEAILSNIYDLFNFQSTTSFIIFSVALLLTTFVLKNLYLLLFNYAQFRVILNQQVKLSRDLFKEYLIKPYTFHLQRNTADLLRNVNGEVSKVFQGIVISGFQLFTEILVTICILVLLLVTAPVATIVASILLGGSVFLFFTILRKKISYLGEEQQKVSGTMIKWVNQGLGASKEVKVSGKENFFIKAYTGQSQIKANNSRYMKMLEQVPRLFIETLLVSIVLITMLIVVFQGTSTTEVVSTMALFAMAAFRLMPSITRVVALITTIRYSQPALSIVYDDLFNNKEEYLTTPYDAKSALINKGEKTFLDSIKLNLVTFRYPKQNAYSIKDVSLTIPIGQSVAFIGESGAGKTTLVDIILGLFQPESGSVLVDGKNLYDQKSLWQQKIGYIPQSIYLSDDSIRGNIAFGVDSGQIEDDEVWKALDQAQLKEFVESLPDQLETSVGERGVRLSGGQRQRIGIARALYHNPEILFMDEATSALDTNTEREIMKAIDSLKTEKTLIIIAHRLSTIENCDIVFKISNGRLVEINNGAKRSVM, encoded by the coding sequence GTGAACAAATTGAAGGGTACAGTAAAAAAAATACTAAGTCTTTTTAATAAAAGAGAAAAGAAAAAGTTATTAATTTTGTTCTTTATGATGATAATAGCAGCTTTATTTGAGACTGTAGGAATAGGGTTAATTATTCCCTTTGTTGGAATTGTAACAAATCCATCAATCATTCAGGAAGAAGCAATCCTATCAAATATATATGATTTATTTAATTTCCAATCAACAACATCGTTTATCATATTCTCTGTTGCGCTACTATTGACAACTTTTGTTTTAAAAAATCTATACTTACTTCTTTTCAACTATGCGCAATTTAGAGTCATCTTAAATCAGCAAGTTAAATTATCACGTGATTTGTTTAAAGAATATTTGATAAAACCATATACTTTCCATTTACAACGAAATACAGCAGATCTATTACGTAATGTGAATGGAGAAGTATCTAAGGTGTTTCAGGGGATAGTCATATCGGGATTTCAGTTATTTACGGAAATTCTTGTGACTATTTGTATTTTAGTATTGCTTTTAGTGACAGCTCCGGTTGCAACAATAGTAGCTTCTATCTTATTAGGTGGAAGTGTTTTTTTGTTTTTTACAATTCTTCGTAAAAAAATCAGTTATTTAGGTGAAGAACAACAAAAAGTTAGTGGGACGATGATTAAATGGGTGAATCAAGGCTTAGGAGCGAGTAAAGAGGTTAAAGTTTCAGGAAAAGAAAACTTCTTTATTAAAGCATACACAGGTCAAAGTCAAATCAAAGCGAACAATAGCAGGTATATGAAGATGTTAGAGCAAGTGCCAAGGCTATTTATTGAAACGTTGCTGGTATCGATCGTTCTTATCACGATGCTAATTGTTGTTTTTCAAGGAACAAGTACAACAGAAGTAGTATCAACTATGGCGCTTTTTGCTATGGCCGCTTTTCGATTAATGCCTTCTATAACAAGAGTTGTTGCATTGATAACAACTATTCGATATAGTCAACCCGCTTTATCTATAGTCTATGATGATTTGTTTAATAATAAAGAGGAATATTTAACTACTCCTTATGATGCAAAGTCAGCCTTAATTAATAAAGGGGAGAAAACATTTCTTGATTCAATTAAATTAAATCTCGTTACTTTTCGTTATCCGAAACAAAATGCCTATTCTATAAAGGATGTATCTTTAACTATACCTATTGGTCAATCCGTTGCTTTTATAGGGGAATCTGGAGCTGGAAAAACAACCCTTGTCGATATTATTCTTGGTCTGTTTCAGCCAGAAAGTGGTAGCGTATTAGTAGATGGTAAAAACTTATATGATCAAAAATCATTATGGCAACAAAAAATAGGGTATATTCCGCAATCTATATACCTATCAGATGACTCCATCCGTGGCAATATCGCATTTGGGGTAGACAGTGGACAAATTGAGGATGATGAAGTTTGGAAAGCGTTAGATCAGGCTCAATTGAAAGAGTTTGTTGAATCACTTCCAGATCAATTAGAAACTTCGGTTGGAGAACGAGGTGTTCGACTTTCTGGAGGCCAACGTCAACGAATAGGGATTGCACGTGCATTATACCATAACCCAGAAATACTTTTTATGGATGAAGCTACATCTGCATTAGATACTAATACAGAAAGAGAAATTATGAAGGCAATTGACAGTTTAAAAACTGAAAAAACTTTAATTATTATAGCGCATAGGTTAAGTACTATAGAAAACTGTGATATTGTATTCAAAATAAGTAATGGAAGGTTAGTAGAAATTAATAATGGCGCGAAACGGTCTGTAATGTAA
- a CDS encoding glycosyltransferase has protein sequence MDFISYFVIHKIKAKKKIQWIHFDITKIGFDVNFATKLYKKFDKIFVVSNEAKNKLIELVPTIKKKSEVFLNLVSPKVIQDQSKEGKGFIDNFEGVRILTVGRLTTEKGQDLAIRVLARLVKEGYKVKWYCLGEGSSRSKYEKLINEYNLQDKFILLGSDPNPYPYMDQCDIYVQPSRYEGYCITTLEARSLKKPIVATNVNGANEQIRNEETGLIVNIDESELYEGVKKLIKNKKLCNIFTNNLDKERINSTIELEKLFEIVKNY, from the coding sequence ATGGACTTCATAAGCTATTTTGTTATCCATAAAATAAAAGCAAAAAAGAAAATTCAATGGATTCATTTTGATATTACTAAAATAGGGTTCGACGTAAACTTTGCGACTAAGCTATATAAAAAATTCGATAAAATCTTTGTTGTTTCTAATGAAGCGAAAAATAAACTTATTGAATTGGTTCCTACAATAAAAAAGAAATCTGAGGTTTTTCTAAATTTGGTGTCTCCGAAAGTAATTCAGGATCAATCAAAAGAAGGAAAAGGATTTATTGATAATTTTGAAGGGGTAAGGATCCTAACTGTTGGTAGGTTAACAACTGAAAAAGGCCAGGATTTAGCTATAAGAGTGTTAGCCAGGCTTGTAAAAGAAGGATATAAAGTCAAATGGTATTGCTTAGGTGAAGGTAGTTCACGAAGCAAATATGAAAAGTTAATAAACGAATACAATCTCCAGGATAAATTTATCTTGTTAGGTTCAGATCCCAATCCATATCCATACATGGATCAGTGTGATATATATGTTCAACCATCTAGATATGAAGGCTATTGTATTACAACATTAGAAGCTAGATCCTTAAAAAAACCTATTGTAGCTACTAACGTTAATGGAGCTAATGAGCAGATAAGAAACGAGGAAACGGGACTTATAGTAAATATTGATGAAAGTGAATTGTATGAAGGTGTAAAGAAACTAATAAAGAATAAAAAGTTATGTAACATCTTTACCAATAACCTAGATAAGGAAAGAATCAATTCAACTATTGAACTAGAAAAACTTTTTGAAATCGTAAAGAATTACTAG
- a CDS encoding glycosyltransferase family protein, which yields MKKKIVFMLINMNVGGTEKALLNMISEIPKSEYDITILMLEKYGGFLASIPSEVHVEYVKEYNELQDSLNKPPREVVKSLFKTGHVIRGFNFPLNIPNI from the coding sequence ATGAAGAAAAAAATAGTTTTCATGCTTATAAATATGAATGTAGGCGGAACAGAAAAGGCTTTACTCAATATGATTTCTGAGATTCCAAAGAGTGAATATGATATCACAATATTAATGTTAGAGAAATATGGAGGGTTTTTAGCTTCAATACCAAGTGAGGTGCATGTAGAGTATGTAAAGGAATATAACGAATTACAAGATTCATTAAATAAGCCACCAAGAGAAGTGGTCAAAAGCTTATTTAAAACAGGTCACGTAATAAGAGGATTTAATTTCCCTCTTAATATACCTAATATCTAA
- a CDS encoding glycosyltransferase, with product MKKKLLFAIDSLDCAGAEKSLVTLLSLLDYTKYSVDLMLFAHETILESLVPKEVTILKPLKYTEYTKLNIKQSLIYTLKNSNYKMLYSRMKYSIGIRKENYRNSQKARVFWQSVSKNIEKNSKYYDVAISYAQGVPTFYIADKVRAKKKFAWVNVSYKLKEQDKTFQKDFYDKYNKIVAVSDTTKEIFLETFPDCSEKVGVIHDINNPDLIVEMANIGESYDDNFTGVKILTIGRLDYQKGYDIALNACERLKENGINFRWYVLGKGPQQKEIEEFIDKNNLTQHFILLGTRSNPYPFIKNADIYVQTSKFEGFGLAIAEARMLNVPVVTTRFDAVYAQMVEGKNGIVVDMNPEAVSDGIMQLINDKELRETIIQYLRGEKKGNIEEVEKFYQLLG from the coding sequence ATGAAAAAGAAACTATTATTTGCTATAGATTCACTGGATTGTGCAGGTGCAGAAAAGAGTTTAGTAACTTTGTTGTCATTATTGGACTACACAAAGTACTCCGTCGATTTAATGCTTTTTGCACATGAAACGATTCTTGAAAGTTTAGTCCCGAAAGAAGTAACTATTTTAAAGCCATTGAAGTACACGGAATACACAAAGTTAAACATAAAGCAATCTCTTATTTATACTCTCAAAAACTCTAATTATAAAATGCTTTATTCAAGAATGAAATATTCAATAGGAATACGAAAGGAAAATTACCGTAACTCACAGAAAGCCAGGGTTTTTTGGCAAAGTGTTTCTAAAAATATTGAAAAAAATTCTAAGTACTATGATGTTGCTATCAGTTACGCACAAGGTGTCCCTACTTTTTATATAGCTGACAAGGTAAGGGCGAAGAAGAAGTTTGCTTGGGTAAATGTTAGTTATAAATTGAAAGAACAAGATAAAACGTTCCAAAAAGATTTTTATGATAAATATAATAAAATAGTTGCTGTTTCTGATACAACAAAGGAAATATTCTTGGAAACCTTCCCCGATTGTTCAGAAAAGGTGGGAGTGATTCATGATATAAATAATCCAGATTTGATAGTTGAAATGGCTAATATAGGAGAAAGTTATGATGATAATTTTACAGGTGTAAAAATCCTTACTATAGGTAGACTTGATTATCAAAAAGGTTATGATATAGCTTTAAATGCGTGTGAAAGGCTGAAAGAGAATGGTATCAATTTCAGATGGTACGTATTAGGAAAAGGTCCTCAACAGAAAGAAATAGAGGAATTTATAGATAAAAACAATTTAACGCAGCACTTTATATTATTGGGTACTAGATCAAATCCTTATCCGTTTATTAAAAATGCAGATATTTACGTACAGACCTCAAAGTTTGAAGGATTTGGTTTAGCGATTGCAGAAGCACGAATGCTTAATGTACCAGTTGTCACCACAAGATTTGATGCAGTATACGCTCAGATGGTAGAAGGAAAGAACGGCATTGTAGTTGATATGAATCCAGAAGCAGTCTCAGATGGAATAATGCAATTAATAAATGATAAAGAACTAAGAGAGACTATAATTCAATATCTAAGGGGTGAAAAAAAAGGTAACATTGAGGAAGTTGAAAAGTTTTATCAATTACTTGGATGA